The bacterium genomic sequence CCTCGAGGGCTCCATCCTGGGCGCCATGGGCCTGCTGCTCGGCCTGCTGGCCCTGCGCCGTTTCCGCACGCACCTGGACGAGTGAGGAGGACGATGGACGCGCTGCGCAGCCTCATCGTGAAGGAGTTCCGTCAGATCTTCCGCGATCCCATGATGGTGCGGCTCATTGTCTTCATGCCCATCATCCAGCTCTTCGTGCTGGGCTACGCTGTCAGCTTCGACCTCAAGGGCGTGCGGCTGAGCGTGCTGGACGAGGACGGCAGCGCCTCGTCGCGCCGCCTCGCCGCCGCTGTCCTGCAGACCGAGACCTTCCGTCCCGGGCCGGTGGCGGCCCATCCCCGGGAGATCGAGCACCTGCTGGTGACGGGCCGGACCGACATCGCCCTTCATTTGCCCGCCGGCTTCCAGCGCGACCAGGAGCGCGGCCGGGCCGTCTTGGGACTCACTGTGGACGGACGCAACTCGGCGCAGGCCGGGCAGGCCCTGGCCCAGATCCAGGCCATCCTGCAGCTGGAAGCCCGGCGGGCGTCCCGGGAAGCGACGGGCCGCGCGCCGGCCGGCGGCATCCGCCTGGCCACGCTCTTCCTCTACAATCCGGAGCTGGTCAGCCGCTTCCAGATGGTGCCGGCCATCGTCGTCGTGCTGGTCACCGTCATCTCCGCCATGCTGACCAGCATGACCGTGGTGCGCGAGAAGGAGCTGGGCACCCTCGAGCAGCTGCTGGTCAGTCCCCTCACGCCACTGCAGCTTGTCCTCGGCAAAACCCTGCCCCTCGCCCTGCTCAGTTTCGGCGAACTGGCCCTGGCCACCACCGTGGCCGTCCTCTGGTACCAGCTGCCCCTGGCCGGCTCCGTCCCGCTGCTGGGCGGCGCCTTCCTGCTCTACCTGCTCGTCACGCTGGGGGGCGGCCTGCTTGCCTCAACCGTCTCCGGGACGCAGCAGCAGGCCATGTTCACCGTCTGGTTCTTCCTCGTCTTCGCCATCCTCCTCAGCGGCTTCTTCTTCCCGGTGGCCAACATGCCGGAGGCCCTCATCTGGCTCACCTGGCTCAATCCCATGCGCTTCATCATCGAGATCGTGCGCGGCATCTTCCTGAAGGGGAGCGGCGCCGCCGACCTCTGGCCGCAGCTGGCCATGCTGGCCCTGCACGGCACCGCCTTCTTCAGCCTGGCCATCTGGCGCTTCCG encodes the following:
- a CDS encoding ABC transporter permease, which produces MDALRSLIVKEFRQIFRDPMMVRLIVFMPIIQLFVLGYAVSFDLKGVRLSVLDEDGSASSRRLAAAVLQTETFRPGPVAAHPREIEHLLVTGRTDIALHLPAGFQRDQERGRAVLGLTVDGRNSAQAGQALAQIQAILQLEARRASREATGRAPAGGIRLATLFLYNPELVSRFQMVPAIVVVLVTVISAMLTSMTVVREKELGTLEQLLVSPLTPLQLVLGKTLPLALLSFGELALATTVAVLWYQLPLAGSVPLLGGAFLLYLLVTLGGGLLASTVSGTQQQAMFTVWFFLVFAILLSGFFFPVANMPEALIWLTWLNPMRFIIEIVRGIFLKGSGAADLWPQLAMLALHGTAFFSLAIWRFRKRLA